One Suricata suricatta isolate VVHF042 unplaced genomic scaffold, meerkat_22Aug2017_6uvM2_HiC HiC_scaffold_98, whole genome shotgun sequence DNA segment encodes these proteins:
- the LOC115285363 gene encoding PRAME family member 20-like, producing MRPQLARRDGTEGPSRGLKEARVENVDGLSRMSQCLRAPLETLSITCCQLTEWDLVCLSQGPSVTQLKELDLSGVRLSSVRLKPLQVLLDAVAATLQTLNLEHCDLLDTHLEAILPALSRCHQLRAFRVGGNSFSTAMVWQLLQYNPKLDHLSLGMSPFPVANYHCQGITYRGRIAQAHARIIWLSNGSCLHWDRISDGSGPLMCPWELPD from the exons ATGAGG CCTCAGCTGGCCCGAAGGGATGGCACCGAAGGCCCGAGCCGTGGCCTGAAGGAAGCCCGAGTTGAGAACGTTGATGGTCTTTCTCGCATGTCCCA GTGCCTGAGGGCCCCCTTGGAGACGCTCTCCATCACTTGCTGCCAGCTGACAGAATGGGACCTGGTGTGCCTGTCCCAGGGCCCCAGCGTCACTCAGCTAAAGGAGCTGGATCTGAGTGGCGTCAGGCTGAGCTCTGTTCGTCTGAAGCCCCTGCAAGTCCTGCTCGACGCTGTGGCAGCCACCCTCCAGACCCTGAATTTGGAACACTGTGACCTCTTGGACACTCACCTGGAGGCCATCCTGCCAGCTCTGAGCCGCTGCCACCAGCTCCGGGCTTTCCGTGTGGGCGGGAACTCCTTCTCCACGGCCATGGTGTGGCAACTGCTGCAGTACAACCCCAAGCTGGACCACCTGAGCCTGGGGATGTCTCCTTTCCCTGTGGCGAATTACCATTGTCAGGGAATTACCTACCGCGGGAGGATTGCCCAGGCTCATGCCAGGATCATCTGGCTTAGCAATGGCTCCTGTCTTCACTGGGACAGGATAAGCGATGGTTCGGGCCCCCTTATGTGCCCCTGGGAACTGCCTGACTAG